In a single window of the Elaeis guineensis isolate ETL-2024a chromosome 4, EG11, whole genome shotgun sequence genome:
- the LOC105042599 gene encoding wall-associated receptor kinase 17-like isoform X1, with the protein MISRLLLILELLLLLAASLGTYKSKAKNPSFPLSCTSVPYPFGMSGKAMEGFEISCNGTSPILRLGERTYRLADISLPQGYLSIYTGAIFQICDMDFTSGSGWINLTGTPYTISDTQNALTMVGCNYVAIISSEEGFVFLTTSSLAMVGCVTYCPSVETIVSGSCSGLGCCQASIPKGLKSFNILYGNIDSFQNSTAGITYCRQAFFANKGSFTFSRDKLLDGVYHKQFSQDGYLMTLDWAIGNDTCEEARRKKETNACKENSYCYDSTNGFGYRCNCSQGYHGNPYIGCTDINECEDPELNPCVGLCINEPGNVSCACPPGQHGDGRKQGSGCTKKEKDTAFPLELALGAGLSILFILIIGSLLFYWVLKKRKLIKMKAKFFQQNGGLFLRQQILSQGSNAIVKIFSIEDLEKATNNFNESQILGCGGYGTVYKGVLPSQKVVAIKKSKLVDGSQLEQFINEIVILSQINHKNVVRLLGCCLETQVPLLVYEFISNGTLFHHIHGQCHDFSMPWEVRLRIAAEAAGALAYLHSTTSVPIIHRDVKSTNILLDENYRAKVSDFGASRSVPFDQTHITTIVQGTFGYLDPEYFHTSKLTEKSDVYSFGVVLVELLTREFSVSHARSEDHRNLATYFILMFDELHLLQLIDPQILEEVEMEKLLVVAQLARRCLNLKGEERPTMKEVAIELEGLRRFPKQQLAPQNPEKMEHLLGGIGPSNGCTEEATRQYSLEDDMLASMDLPR; encoded by the exons ATGATTTCCAGGCTTTTGCTGATTCTGGAGCTACTATTACTGTTGGCAGCATCGCTCGGTACATACAAATCCAAGGCAAAGAACCCATCATTTCCACTGAGCTGCACCAGCGTTCCCTACCCCTTCGGCATGTCAGGTAAAGCTATGGAAGGCTTCGAAATAAGCTGCAATGGCACTTCTCCAATTCTACGGCTAGGCGAACGTACTTACCGGCTTGCAGACATCTCACTGCCGCAAGGCTATCTGAGCATCTACACTGGTGCCATTTTTCAGATCTGCGACATGGATTTCACTTCAGGATCTGGCTGGATCAACCTGACAGGAACCCCCTACACAATATCGGACACACAGAATGCGCTGACGATGGTTGGTTGCAACTATGTGGCAATCATTTCTTCTGAGGAAGGGTTTGTGTTTCTTACTACTAGTAGCTTGGCAATGGTTGGTTGTGTTACTTACTGCCCTTCCGTTGAGACTATCGTCAGTGGGTCTTGCTCTGGCTTGGGCTGTTGTCAGGCTTCCATCCCTAAAGGTCTCAAAAGCTTCAACATACTATACGGAAATATTGATAGCTTCCAAAACAGTACTGCCGGTATCACCTATTGCAGGCAGGCCTTCTTTGCTAACAAAGGCAGCTTCACATTCTCTAGAGACAAGCTGTTGGATGGTGTATACCATAaacaattttctcaagatggttacCTGATGACGTTGGATTGGGCTATTGGGAATGACACATGCGAAGAAgcgagaagaaagaaggaaaccaATGCATGCAAGGAGAACAGCTATTGCTACGATTCAACAAATGGGTTCGGGTACCGCTGTAATTGCAGCCAAGGATACCATGGAAATCCTTACATTGGATGCACAG ATATTAATGAGTGTGAGGATCCAGAGCTCAATCCTTGTGTGGGATTATGCATCAACGAGCCAGGAAATGTTTCTTGCGCCTGCCCACCTGGTCAACATGGTGACGGTAGAAAGCAAGGAAGTGGTTGCACGAAGAAGGAAAAAGATACGGCCTTTCCGCTGGAGCTTGCTTTGG GTGCGGGGCTAAGCATCCTGTTTATTTTAATCATTGGAAGTTTGTTGTTCTATTGGGTCTTAAAGAAAAGGAAACTAATTAAGATGAAAGCCAAGTTCTTTCAACAAAATGGAGGCTTGTTTTTACGGCAGCAAATCTTAAGTCAAGGTTCTAATGCAATAGTAAAGATCTTCAGTATAGAGGATCTAGAAAAGGCCACCAACAACTTCAATGAGAGCCAAATCCTTGGTTGCGGTGGATATGGTACTGTATATAAGGGTGTTTTGCCAAGCCAAAAAGTTGTCGCCATCAAGAAGTCCAAATTAGTTGATGGGAGCCAGCTCGAGCAATTCATCAATGAGATTGTCATCCTCTCtcaaatcaatcataaaaatgtTGTTAGACTTTTGGGCTGCTGTTTAGAGACCCAAGTTCCATTGCTTGTATATGAGTTCATATCCAACGGAACCCTCTTCCACCATATCCATGGTCAATGTCATGATTTCTCAATGCCCTGGGAAGTTCGTCTAAGGATAGCTGCAGAAGCTGCTGGTGCATTGGCATATCTGCACTCAACTACTTCAGTACCAATCATTCATAGAGATGTCAAATCTACAAACATACTGTTAGATGAGAATTATAGAGCTAAAGTATCAGACTTTGGAGCTTCGAGGTCAGTCCCATTTGATCAAACACACATAACCACAATCGTGCAAGGGACATTTGGATACTTAGATCCAGAGTACTTCCACACAAGCAAGCTAACAGAGAAGAGCGATGTCTATAGCTTTGGGGTAGTTCTTGTAGAGTTATTAACTAGAGAGTTTTCAGTATCTCATGCTAGGtcagaagatcacagaaatctaGCTACCTATTTTATATTGATGTTTGATGAGCTGCACCTCCTTCAACTGATAGATCCTCAAATTTTAGAGGAAGTTGAAATGGAGAAACTCCTTGTAGTTGCACAACTTGCTAGGAGATGCTTAAATTTGAAAGGAGAAGAAAGGCCAACCATGAAAGAAGTTGCCATAGAGTTAGAAGGGCTAAGGAGGTTCCCTAAGCAACAGCTGGCTCCCCAAAATCCTGAGAAAATGGAACACTTGCTAGGTGGGATTGGACCTTCAAATGGATGCACTGAGGAGGCAACTAGACAGTATAGTTTGGAAGATGATATGTTAGCTTCCATGGATCTCCCACGGTGA